Part of the Streptomyces sp. NBC_00457 genome, GACGAGGTCCTCGCGCCGGGCTGGACCAGCTACCGCCACCGGCTGCGCTACCAGACCCACGACGTCACCGCGCTGCTCAGGGAGGGTGAGAACACCGTCTCGGTCGTGCTCGGCAACGGCTGGTACCGCGGCCACCTCGGCTGGTGGGGTGACCGCGCGCTGTACGGCGACCAGCTGGCCCTGCTCGCCCAGCTGGAGGTCCGCTATGCCGACGGCTCAGTGGAGGTCTTCGGGACCGACGACGAGTGGCGGGCCCGGGGCACCGGCATCGTCGCCGACGATCTCTACCAGGGTCAGCGCACCGACCTGCGATTCACGCCGGGCGAAGCCGATGGCCCGGTGGACGTGCTGTCCGATGAGGAGGCGGACCTGGCGCGGCTCGTCGCCCCGGAGGGCCCGCCTGTACGGGTCATCGAGGTGCTGCCGGCCCTGAAGGTCTGGCAGTCGCCGTCCGGCCGTACGCTCGTCGACTTCGGGCAGAACGTCGTGGGCTGGGTCCGCCTGCGCCTGCGCGACACCGCGGCCGACACGGAGGTCACCGTCCGGCACGCGGAGGTCCTGGAGGACGAGGAGCTGTGCACCAGGCCGCTGCGCACGGCCGACGCCACCGACACCTACCTCCTGGCCGACGGTGCGGAGACCGTCCTCGAACCCTCGCTGACGTTCCACGGCTTCCGGTACGCCGAGGTCACGGGCGTACCAGACCTGGAGGTGGAGGATCTGCAGGCTGTGGTCGTGGCCAGCGACCTGCGCCGCACGGGCTGGTTCTCCTGCTCGGACCCGGACCTGGAGCAGTTCCACGAGAACGTCGTCCGCGGCACGCGGGGCAACTTCCTGGACGTACCGACAGACTGCCCGCAGCGCGACGAGCGGCTCGGCTGGACCGGCGACATCCAGGTCTTCTCCCCCACCGCCGCCTTCCTCTTCGACGCCGCGGGCTTCCTGTGCTCCTGGCTCGCCGACCTCGCCGCCGACCAGCATCCCGACGGCGCGGTGCCCTGGGTGATCCCCGACGTGCTGGACAACGCGGCCCCGACCGCGGCGGCCTGGGGCGACGCGGCGCCGGTTGTGCCCTGGGTGCTGTACGAGCGGTACGCCGATCGCGGCATCCTGGAGCGGCAGTTCACCAGCGCCCGCGCCTGGGTCGACAAGATCACCTCGCTCACCACGGACGGCGTGTGGGCGGGCGGCTTCCAGTTCGGCGACTGGCTCGACCCCACCGCACCGCCCGACGACCCGTTCGCAGCCCGCACTCCCGCGGACGTCGTCGCCACCGCGTGCCTCGTGCGGTGCGCGGACATCGTCGCCCGCACGGCGGAAGCACTGGGCCGCTCCGAGGAGGCCGCACGGTACTGCGCGCTCGCCGAGCGGACCCGGGAGGCATTCGCCCGCGCGTTCGTCACACCGGCGGGCCGGATCCTGGGCGACTCGCCGACCGCCTACGCCATGGCTCTGCAATGGGACCTGCCGACCTCCCCGCTGCAGCGCGAGGCCGCCGGACACCGGCTCGCCGACCTCGTCCGCACGAACGGCTTCAGGATCGCCACCGGATTCGTCGGTACGCCCCTGATGACGGACGCGCTCACCTCCGCCGGCCATCCGGACCTCGCCCACCGGCTGCTGCAGGAGAAGGGCTGCCCCTCCTGGCTGTATCCCGTGACGATGGGCGCCACCACCGTCTGGGAACGCTGGGACAGCATGCTGCCCGACGGCAGGGTCAACCCCGGCCAGATGACCTCCTTCAACCACTACGCGCTCGGAGCCGTCGCGGACTGGATGCACCGCACCGTGGCCGGACTGGCCCCCGCGGCACCCGGCTACCGGGAAATCACCGTGCGCCCGCTGCCGCACCGGTCGCTCACCCACGCCACGGCCGTGCATCTCACCCCGTACGGCGAGACATCGGTGGGCTGGCGGCGCGAGGAGGGCCGCTTCCACCTGAAGGTGGTCGTGCCCGTGGGGGCACGGGCCACCGTCCACCTGCCCGGTTCCGGGCAGCCGCCGGTGACCGTGGCTCACGGCACACACACCTGGACCACCGAGGATCCCTGCCCCGCCTCGGCATCGTCCGACATAACCACTGTGCGGGACCTGATGGACGACGCCCAGCTCTGGGGGCAGACGGCCGGCGTCCTGTCCCGGCACGGACTGGGCAGCGACTCGGCAGAAGTGGCCCGGCGACTGGGCCCCTTCCTGGACCTGCCCGCCCGCCGACTGCCCGCCCTGCTGAACAGGGTCCTCCTCGAAGACGGCGGCACCAACGCCGCTACCGAGCTCGAAGCCCTGCTGAGCGGCACAGCGGACTGAACGTCCGCAACGCGCACGGCGCGCTTCGCAGCGACGTCTCCCAGCACTACGGCTCTCCAGCGCCTCTTCTTCTCACGAGTTACGCCGCGAGGGCGTCCGCTGTGGTGAGTGGACGTCCTCGCGGCAGACAAAGCACTGCCACGGCGCCAGGGACAGGACACCCACGCCGCATCAGCTGCGTCGGCTTTTCCGAACGACCTCGGCGCCTTCCCCGGCGCGACCGCTCTGGAACAGGCCCGCTCCGCAGGCAAGTTCACCCCCGTCCACGACGGGGGATGTGCGGAGTGTGCCGGGATCGGGACGCGCGGCGCCGGGCCGATCTGCGGCGCCGGACATGCCAGAAATGCGGCACCGTCTCCAGACCCCTGCGCCGGCCGGGAGCTACGGCGACGCGATGGGCCTGGCGTGTGACGAACGCCCCCGTGAGCCGTGCGAACCTGAGGGCGGTCGCGGTGCGGCGTGCCGCTGTGGCGGTGTCAGGTGTAGGCCAGGAGCCTGCCAGCGATCGTGACTCCCGACCACGACGTGAGGGAAACGACCGCGGCGAGCCGGGCTGCGACAGGCGTCGGCTGCTCGATGTCCCAGTCGGCCACGTTGCGGTAGGTCCGCCGATGGAAGATCAGGATGTTCAGGCCTGCGAGCAGGATGAGGCCGAGCTTCCACGGAGCGCTGCCGCGGTCGGCGATGAGGCCGGCGCCGGGCACGAACATGGCCACGCCGGTGACCGCCGCGATCACGAAGCCGAGGTGTGACAGGCGGAGCAGGTGATGGGCCGCGGTCGTCACCCGCAGTGTCCGCCACCCGAGCCCGAGCAGCCGGAGATCGAATACTGCGGCCGGGCCGATGAGGAGGGCGATGCCGATGATGTGGACGCTTTCGAGCACCGGGTAGAGGTAGGCCGTGCCACGGACGGCCTCGGCGAACCAGCTGTCCTCCAGCCAGGAGAAGACACTGTCCATGACGAGTGCCGTCACGCCCGGGACGAGCGTCGTCGCAGATAGAAGGCTCCACCTGCGATGCCGGCGACCAGTACGCCACCGAGCGTGGCCCACACCACGGTCGATGACGTGCCCTCAGAGTCTGCTGCGGCCGACGGGGAATCCTGGTCGGCGTCGGCGGACGCCGCGTCGCCCTCCGGATACGGGACCGGCAGCGGCCGCGCCGGGAGTTCCTCGTTGAGCACCTGGTTGACAGGCTTGCCCTCTTCGTACCAGAACACGACCGGACGGAACTCGTCCGTGTGACTCCTGCCGACGTAACCGACGGCTTCGATCCGCTCGCCGTCTTCGAGTTCGCGGTCCAGGCCCCACATCCCCGTGAAGCTCGGCGGCGCGATGGTGACCTCCAGCTCGTCTTGAGACCCGCTGAAGGACGGTGCGGCGTTGATCGGGTCGCTGTCGGGGGCGTCCCGCAGTCCCTCGGGCAGATCGCGCTCGGGGGTGTCAGCGGGGAGATCTCCGTCGACGGTCACGGTGAAGTAGGAGTGCGGATCGCCCCAGCGGACCTGCGAGACGGTACCCGCTATGTAGTAGAGGCGATCGGTGTCGAAGTCGTCGAACCCGTGATGCGCCTGCGCGGCGCCCGCCGAGAACAAGGTGAGCATCGCCGCGGAGGCCAGGGACGCGGCCGCCAACCTGACGAGACGGGCGCTCTGACGAGCCGCGGGGGCGGCGACCGGGTTGAAGTGCATGCCGAGCCGTTCCTTCGAGAGGTCCTGGGGTGTGCCGCAGCCAGTGAACCTCAACAAGCGCCCAGCAAAGGAGGGTCAATTCTCTCCCAGGATGAGGACGGGTCCGTCCGTTTCACTCGGGCGTCGTGCGGCGGCCTCTGGGGGCGGTTGGGGTGGTCAGGGCTGGTCAGTGGGCATGATCCACAGTTCGCCGATGGAGGCGTGGCAGGGGCCCGTTCACGGCGACCGCGATCATGCGCTCCCACTCCTTGGGTCCGCGCCGACGACGGGGCCATCGCGTCGGCCCGTCGTGGTTCGGCGTTCTCGGCCCCGGATCACTGCGCCGCTGAGGTTGGGGTGAGCCGACGAGCCGGCTCACCCCAAGGCACGATCAGCGTTCGGTGGCGGCAGCCCGCACGGTGACCGCGTCCCACAACAGCGGTGTGTCGTCGAAGACCACGGCGATCTTGATCTTCCTCCCGCCGGCGATCGTCGCCGGAAGCGTCACGCTGCCCATCTGGTCCTCGTCGAAGGAGACCGGACCGAGGTCGGTGGCCTTCCCGTTGGCTGCGAACGCGTAGACGTGACCCGTCCTGTTCGCGTGCAGGGCCGTGCCCGCGGGGTCCGAGGCCGCGGCCTTCAGCGACAGTGTGGCGTTCCTCCCGACGCTGCTCGCGGTCAGACGCTTCGACCGCCTGTCCTTCGTCAAGTCCGCGGAGGTCGGCGCCTGCTGGACGAGCTGCCACTCCTGCGAGCCGCCCGCGACCGCGTTCTGCAGGGTCAGCGGCGCACCGGCGGATGCGCCGGTCAAGTACACGTTGGTGTTCTTGGCGGCCTGGAACTTGTAGTGCCCGTCGGCGGTCTTGATGAGGTTCCAGACGCCCGTAGGGCTGTTGTCGACCCACTGGCCGATCCTCTGGCCGACGGTCGCGTTCCCGGTCCAGATGCCTGCCATGCGGCCGCCGGACTTGTTCAGCAGCGTCGTGCCGCCCTTCGGCGCGGCAACCACATGCCAGTACTGCGTGTCCTTGTTCGCCACCGAACCGGCGTCCTCCAGGCGGACGTCGGGAACGTCCCCGTTGCCGATGTTGGCGTCGTTGGTCTTGCCGCCGGTGCCGATGACCTGGCCGGTCTTGCGGTTCACGAGCCGGTAGTAGGCGCCGTCCGAGCGGCCTTGGTCGACCTCGGAGTACCGGATCGTCGAGGTGCCCTGATGGTTGAGGATCGAGATGCGGCCGGTGCCCTCGACGTACTGCAGATTGCGGCTGTAGGAGGCCGGCGCATTCGTCTGGTACTCCTTCCACACGCCGTCGCTGCGTCCGCTCTCGTTGACCCAGACGTTGCCACTGCCTGCGGCGTTGTACACCAGGCGCCCGTCCGGGAGGTTGATGACGACCGGGCTGCCGCCCGTCGCGAGAGGGCGCGAACCAGCGTCGACCGGCAGGGAGGTGACGGGGGCGTCCGTGGAGCCGCGGTAGAACTGCAGCGGGTCGTCGGCGATCACGTACCGGGTGTTGGTACCGCCACCCCAGTACTCGTACGGGAGCAGCCACTTGCCGTCCGTCGTCGGGACGACGGTCGTCATGCCCGGCCGGCCGCCTCCGATCTGCGTCTTACCGCCTCCCATGTCCTGGGTCAGGCCGGCGACGTCGACGACGGGCTCGCTCCACTGCGCGCTGCGGCCGTTCCAGGTCTTGTGGACGAGGATCTGGCCGTGCGAGTCCCGGGCGGTGTCGTTGTCCGGATCCAGCTTCGGCACACCGGTGACCGGGTCGAAGCCGAGGTAGTCGTTCTCGTCGGAGTAGTAGCAGACGAGTTGGCCCTTGTGGACCATCAGGTACGGCTCCCAGAGGGGATCGACCTGCTTGTACGTGTTCGCCTTGGCGACGTTCTTGCCGACCGCGCCCGCGCTGCCGCCCTGCCAGCCGCCCGTCGCGATGACGTTGAGGACTTTCCAGCTCTCGCCTTCGTCGGTGCTGGAGTACAGGGCGAGCGCCATGTCACTGCGGTCTCCGTCGTTGGACGGCGTCCAGTTCGGGTCGGCTGCCTTGTTCTCGAGGTAGTAGTGGTCGTCGCCCGTCACGATGGTCGCGAGGAGCAGCGTGCCCTTCTTCAGTTTGCCGACGTCCTGCGGAAGCGTGTAGAGGAACGGGCTCGCCCAATTGCTCTTGTACTTCGCGTACTTGGGGTCCTTGGAGAGGTACGCCGGAGCCTTGACGTCCGCCAGTGGCTGCCACGAGGTTCCGTGGTCGTCGCTCTTGTAGACCGGCATCGTCTCCCGGTCGGCGCTTCCCGTCTCCGGGACGACCGTGGCCTTCTCGAACGCCGCGACGAGACGTCCGCTCTCCAACTGCGCCGACTTGACGTAGATCGCGCAGTTGCCCCGGCCCTTCAGGCACGGTTCGTCGCCGAGCTGGTACAGGATCCCGCCCGTCGGGTTGTACGCCTGCGCGCTGCTCATGGTCAGGCCCAGCATCGCTGCACCCACGACGAAGGTTCCCAGTGCCTTGCCAAGTCTTCTTGTCTGCATTGCCTCTCCTTTGAGGGATGACCAGGGGTGATGGTTCGGGCGAAGTCGTCGATCAGGGGGCGTTACTGCTTGACGCTTCCGGTGGCCAGACCGCTCTGCCAGTAGCGCTGGAGCATGAGGAAGGCGATGACGAGCGGCACGATGGAGATCATGGAGCCGGTCACGACGAGCGGGAGCATGTCGCTGCTGGCGCCGGCCCCGCCGTTCTGCGCCTGAGCGGCCCAGGAGGAGAGGCCGACCGTGATGGGGTACAGGTTCGGGTCGCTGAGCATGATCAGCGGCAGGAAGTAGTTGTTCCAGGTCGCCACGAGCGTGAAGAGCAGGACGGTCACCAGGCCGGGGGCCAGCAGCCTGAGAGCGATCCGGAAGAAGATCCGCCCCTCCCCCGCCCCGTCGATACGGGCCGCCTCGAGGAGGCTGTCCGGGACCGCGTCGGCCGCGTAGACGCGCATGAGGTAGAGGCCGAAGGGGTTGACGAGGGAGGGCAGGATGATCGCCCAGGGGGTGTTGACCAGGCCGACCTCGGCGAACAGCAGATAGGTCGGGATCGCCAGCGCGGTGGCCGGGACCATGATGGCGCCGAGTACGAGGTTGAAGGCGGCCCGGTCGCCGCGGAAGCGGAACTTCGCGAAGCCGTAGCCGGCGGCGGCCGCGATCATCGCCGCGCCGACCGCGCTGACGACGGCGTACACGGCGGTGTTGAGCAGCCAGTCGACGAAGACGCCGTCGTCCTGGGTGAAGGTGTGACTGATGTTGTCCAGCAGCTGCGGGGCGCCGGAGAACCACAGGCCGAAGCTGTTGAACAGGTCCTGGGTGTTCTTGGTCGAGGCGACCAGCAGCCAGAACAGCGGGAGGAGGAAGTACGCCAGGGCCGCCAGCATGGCGATCGTCAGCGGGGTGCTGCGGCGGGGGGATGAGGCTGCGGACCGGCGCCGCTTCGGTGCGGTGGGGGCCGGGTCGTCGGCCGGTGCGGTCGTGGCCTTCGGCATGGTGGTCGTCACTTTTCCCTCCTTCGGTTCGCGGTGAGCAGCACGGCGTAGGAGGCGATGACGATGACCAGGCCCAGGAGGAAGGACACCGTGGCCGCGTAGTTGACCTGCTGGCCGGTGAAGGCGAGGGAGTAGGCGTAGAGGTTGGCGGTGTAGGAGCTGCTGATGACATCGGGGGCGATCTTCATCAGCAGGCTCGGTTCGTTGAACAGCTGGAAGCTGCCGATCACCGAGAACAGCAGGGTGAGCAGAAGAGCGGGCCGCAACGCGGGGAGCTTGATCGACCAGGCGATGCGCCAGGCTCCTGCGCCGTCCATCGCGGCAGCCTCGTAAAGATCGTGCGGGACGGTCCGCAGGGCCGCGTACAGAATGATCATGTTGTAGCCGACGAACTCCCAGGTCACGATGTTCGCCAGGCTGCCCAGCATCCAGCTCTCGCTGAGGAACTGCGGGGCCGGCAGGTCGAGATTGCGGCTCAGCTGGGCGAACGGACCGAAGTCGGGGCCGTACAGGTAGCCCCACATGAGCGCGGCGACCACGCTCGGGACCGCGTACGGCACGAAGATGCCGAGCCGGATCACGCGGGCAAGGCGCAGCAGGCCGCTGTCCAGCGCGAGCGCGAAGAGCAGGGCCAGCAGCAGCATCAGCGGCACCTGGATCATGAAGAACAGGGCCACGCGTCCGACGCCGTGCAGGAGTTGCGGGTCCTTGAGGGCGGTGACGTAGTTGTCCAGGCCGACGAAGACCGTGCCGCCGATGAGCTGTTCCTGGAAGAGGCTGAGGTAGGCGGCGTAGCCGAGCGGGGCGAGGAAGAGGAGGAGGAAGAGGATCAGGAAGGGGGCTACGAACAGGGGACCTGCCGAGATCGACCGGCGACGCGGGGCCGGTCCGTCTCGGTGCGGCTTCCTGGTGGCGGCCGCGGTCGTGGCAGCCATCTCAGGTCCCCTCGACCGTGAAGCCCTGCTTCTTGGCGTACGCCGTGAGCCGGGACTGCCACGTGCCGAGTGCGGCAACGGTGTCGGACTTGTCGGCGAGGGACTTGCCGACGGTCTCGGTCCAGTCGGTCGCCGCCTGGTCGAGGAACGGCGGCCACTGGAACTCGGGCGAGACCGTCTCACTGATGGCGGCGAAGATCTGGTTGACCTTCTGGCCGCCGTAGAACTCGGGCGCGCTGCCGGTGACACTCGCGTCGGCGAGCAGAGCCTTGGTCGCCGGGAAGAAGAACTGCTGGGTGGCGAACATCTTGGCGCTGGCCGGGTCGCTGTTGAGGAACTGGGCGAACTGCGCTGCCGCGATCTTGTTCTTGGTGGCCGCGGTGACCGCGGTCGTGGAACCGCCCCAGTTGCCTGAGACCGGCTTGGCGGCATCCCACTGCGGCAGCGGCGCCGCCCGCCATTTGCCCGAGGTGGACTTGGCCGAGCCGGACAGGAAGGACGGGCCCCAGGCCGCGGTGAGCCAGGTGGCGTACTTGCCCTTGTTGAATCCGGCGTACCAGGGGTCGGCGAAGTCCGGGTCGGTGCTGATGACGCCTTCCTTCGCGAGCCCGCCCCAGTATTCGGCGAGTTTCTGGGAGACGGCGTCGTCGACGCTGATGGAGAGATTGCTCTTGCCCGAGGTCGCATACGGCTTGGCGCCGGCCTGCCACAACAGGCCGTGCCAGGCGGCGGGTTCGTTCGCCGCGAGGTTGGTCAGGTAGACGTCCGGGTCGGCCTTGTGGAGCTTGCGTGCGGCGGTCGCGAACTCCTCCCAGGTCTCGGGCACTTGGATGCCGTGCTTGTCGAAGATGTCCTTGCGGTAGAGCATCCCCATGGGTCCGGTGTCCTGGGGGATCGCCCAGACCTCGCCGCCGGGGCCGCTGACCTGTCCCCATGTCCAGTCGACGAACTGTTCCTTCAGTGCCGTGGCACCGTACGGGGCGAGGTTCAGCAGACTGTTGGTGATCGTGAAGGTGGGGATCGCGTGGAACTCGATCTGCACCATGTCCGGTGCGCCGGTTCCGGCCTTCAGCGCCGTACGCAGCTTGGTGTAGTGGGCGACGCCCTGGCCGGCGTTGACGACCTTGACCTTGATCGCGGGGTACTTCTTCTCGAAGAGCGCGACCTCCTGCTGGATGTCCGGGACCCAGGTCCAGAACGTCAGCTCGGTGGGCGTCTTCATCGCCTTGTCGATATCGGCCTGGCTCACCGGCTCGGCGGAGGAGGAACCGGAGTCGCTGTCGCCGCTGCACGCGGCGAGCGCGGCACCGAGGGACACCGCGCCGGTCGCGGCGAGGAACCGCCGACGGCTCATGGAGGACGTGGGAACGAAGGATCGAGGCATGGTGAACTCCCGCCGAGGGGCAGTGGAACGGAGCGCCTTGCTAGGGCGCGTCGCAGGGGTGGGTAGGGAGAGGGGTGAGGAGGGGTGAGGCGCGGACGTCGCTACCAGGGCATCGGGGTCGCCATGTTCGGGTCTGCGTGTCTGCGTCGCGCGAGCTGTGACCGGCACGCGTGTCACGTGCGGTACAGCGGAAGTGCACGGTGGTGGAAGGTTGTTGAGGTGCGGTGAGCGCAGGTGTGTTGGTGCGGCGAGTGGGGACACCTCCCACGCCTTGAAGGCAGCGGGGAGCGTGCCAGGCGCCGCCCGACAGGCTCCATTTCCGGCACAAGCCCTAGGGCCGACGAGTGCGGTCAGTCGGTGGTGTGCGGTTCGTCCCCGATCGGGGTGCGTGTGCCGAGCCGTTCAGCGGGAGGCTGTGCGCCGACCGCGTTCCGGTGCCTTCCTGGTCGGCGGGGGTGCGATCGAAGCACGGACGACGAGTTCGACCGGCGGCTCACTCGCCGGAGGCAGGTAGGTCTCCGGCTCCTCGATGGCGTGCACGAGCAGCCTGATTCCTTCCCGTGCCGCGGCGCCGAAGGGCCGGCGCAGGGTGGTCAGGGCAGGAATGACGTACACGCGGCCTGCCGCGCATCCGGAGGGGGGTAACCAGTCCCCTCGATCAGGTCCTCGGAGGCACACAGCAGGTGGTCGGTGGCCACCCGCGTCAATCCATAGGCGCCTGCACCCACCGAGGACCGGCACATCGGCTCTGGCCTGAACCTCGCCTTCCACGATGGGTACGGAGACGATGATGCCGTCCACGCCCTGCTCCAGGAGGGAGTCCACGGCGCGGGCGATATCGTCCGGTTCGCCGTCCAGCGTATGACCACTCGGAGTGCGTAACCGGAGTCCCGGAGGGTTTTCTCGATGGCCACGAGCAGTGCCCCCCGAGCGACGACGCCGATGAAGCGGTTCCGCCCGGAGGCCGGCGCCCGCGCCGCGTGGTTCAGCCGATGACCCAGTTCCTCGGCGGCTTCGATGACGCGTCGGCGGACCTCGTCGGAGACGTGCGGCTCGTTGTTGAGGACACGCGCTCCGTCTCACTACTCGTGCCATGAAGTCTCCCGACGGCGTATGCCTGCATCAGGCGAGATCGGCTGTATGACCGCGCGGTCACTGACCGCGCGGTCATATCTACGCAGCCGGAGGGGAACGCGTCAATAGAACGCACAGCACCACTCCCCTCCTGCGGGACTTTTCTCGGCGACAAGTGACACTTCGACGGCGCGGATGCGCTGGTCAGAAGCAGTTTTGCGCCGCAGCCAGGGCGTCGCCCGACACCTGACTCCCTGCTTCTCCGCGAGGGCGCGAGGTTGAAGGAAGCCATGCGCACACCCTTGACGCGCGATCTCGGACTGCGTAGACAATGACCGCGCGGTCATACAGCGGACCTCGAAGGATTCCCTCGCTCGGCCAGAGGAGACACCATGACACGAGTGGCAGGACGGGGCGGAAGCCCTTCTGTGCCTCGCAGTGCCGATGTCGCCCAACTGGCCGGCGTCTCACGCAAGACCGTGTCGAGGGTCCTCAACAACGAGCCCTACGTCTCCGACGACGTACGGCGTCGTGTCATCGAAGCCGCCGAGGAACTCGGCTACCGGCTGAACAACGCGGCTCGAACACTGGCGTCCGGACGAACACGTTCTATCGGTGTGGTCGCTCTGGGGACGGCCGGGTACGGACCCGCCTCACTGCAGGTGGCCATCGAGAAGGCCGTCCGGGACTCCGGTTACGCGCTCCGAGTGGTCAACACGCTGGACGGCGAACCGGACGACATCGCCCGTTCCGTGGACTCCCTCCTGGAGCAGGGCGTGGACGGCATCATCGTCTCCGAACCCATTGTGGAAGGCGAGGTGTCCGTCCGCGTCGACGTGCCGGTCCTCTTCCTCGGCGCGCCACCGGCCTTCGGCGGCCCTCGGGCGGTGACCGCAGGGGTCGGCGCCGATCTGCTGGCGCGGGCCGCCACGGACCACCTGCTGGATCTGGGACACCAGACGGTCCACCACGTCGCCGGGCCGCTGCGCTGGTACGCCGCGAGGGACCGTGTCGAGGGATGGCGAGCAGCCCTGGCGGCACGCGGCAGGCACCAACCGCCCCTCGTCGAAGGCGACTGGTCGGCCGACTCCGGTTACCTGGCGGGCCGCGAACTGGCCGCCGACCCCGAAGTGACCGCGGTCTTCGTCTCGGGCGACGACATGGCGATCGGCTTGATCCACGCCCTGACGGAAGCCGGTCGGCGCGTGCCCCACGACGTCAGCGTCGTCGGCTTCGACGGCAACCCCGTCTTCGCCCACGTCACCCCACCCCTGACCACCGTGCGCCAGCCGTTCGACGCCGCGGCCAGAGACGGCCTCAGGCTTCTCGTCCACGCCATCGAAAAGCCCGACACCCAAATGCCACCGGCGAGCGACCCACCGGTCGAGCTCGTCGTCCGGGGCTCGACCGCACCCCCACGGTCCTCCCCCAGCTAGACGGCGCACTGCATCGTCACGTCCTCAGCCTGTCCGCCCAAAAGGGCCATGCCAGCCATGCCGTACGTCATGGATTTGTCGTCGGATCAGGGAGCGCCCGCCTCCCACTCCCACAGCTGACCGAAAGGCTGAACTGCCATGCCAGGATCCCGACATAGCTCCTCGACCGCGGCTGACGCCGATCTCATGCGGCTCCCCGACATGCCCCTGCACGACCCGTTCATCGTCGCCGACGACAAGACCCGGACCTACTACCTCTACACGTCCAACGACCGATCGGTATCGGGCGTGGACGGCACCGGCACGATGGTCTACCGCAGCCACAACCTGCGCGACTGGATGCGCCCCGTCGTGGTCTTCCTCGCCGCCGACCAGGAGGGACTCTGGACGACCGACGGCGGATGGGCGCCGGAAGTGCACGCATGGGACGGCAAGTACTACCTGTTCACCACCCTGCACAACCAGAACAGGCCGCTTCCGGTCCCACC contains:
- a CDS encoding family 78 glycoside hydrolase catalytic domain, whose protein sequence is MSLERPEPDTTVVAIRFEHRDDALGVGTPEPRLSWQVRTDDPAWRQTAYEVKLDGDTTVRVESAEQVLVPWPFAPLPSRGRASVRIRVASGTRWSDWSAPATVETGLLRPGDWTARFITPRHHGALDAPAPELVRTVVLRADMVSARLYATAHGVYAASLNGTRVGDEVLAPGWTSYRHRLRYQTHDVTALLREGENTVSVVLGNGWYRGHLGWWGDRALYGDQLALLAQLEVRYADGSVEVFGTDDEWRARGTGIVADDLYQGQRTDLRFTPGEADGPVDVLSDEEADLARLVAPEGPPVRVIEVLPALKVWQSPSGRTLVDFGQNVVGWVRLRLRDTAADTEVTVRHAEVLEDEELCTRPLRTADATDTYLLADGAETVLEPSLTFHGFRYAEVTGVPDLEVEDLQAVVVASDLRRTGWFSCSDPDLEQFHENVVRGTRGNFLDVPTDCPQRDERLGWTGDIQVFSPTAAFLFDAAGFLCSWLADLAADQHPDGAVPWVIPDVLDNAAPTAAAWGDAAPVVPWVLYERYADRGILERQFTSARAWVDKITSLTTDGVWAGGFQFGDWLDPTAPPDDPFAARTPADVVATACLVRCADIVARTAEALGRSEEAARYCALAERTREAFARAFVTPAGRILGDSPTAYAMALQWDLPTSPLQREAAGHRLADLVRTNGFRIATGFVGTPLMTDALTSAGHPDLAHRLLQEKGCPSWLYPVTMGATTVWERWDSMLPDGRVNPGQMTSFNHYALGAVADWMHRTVAGLAPAAPGYREITVRPLPHRSLTHATAVHLTPYGETSVGWRREEGRFHLKVVVPVGARATVHLPGSGQPPVTVAHGTHTWTTEDPCPASASSDITTVRDLMDDAQLWGQTAGVLSRHGLGSDSAEVARRLGPFLDLPARRLPALLNRVLLEDGGTNAATELEALLSGTAD
- a CDS encoding DUF6644 family protein, translated to MTALVMDSVFSWLEDSWFAEAVRGTAYLYPVLESVHIIGIALLIGPAAVFDLRLLGLGWRTLRVTTAAHHLLRLSHLGFVIAAVTGVAMFVPGAGLIADRGSAPWKLGLILLAGLNILIFHRRTYRNVADWDIEQPTPVAARLAAVVSLTSWSGVTIAGRLLAYT
- a CDS encoding DUF6152 family protein, which gives rise to MLRFTGCGTPQDLSKERLGMHFNPVAAPAARQSARLVRLAAASLASAAMLTLFSAGAAQAHHGFDDFDTDRLYYIAGTVSQVRWGDPHSYFTVTVDGDLPADTPERDLPEGLRDAPDSDPINAAPSFSGSQDELEVTIAPPSFTGMWGLDRELEDGERIEAVGYVGRSHTDEFRPVVFWYEEGKPVNQVLNEELPARPLPVPYPEGDAASADADQDSPSAAADSEGTSSTVVWATLGGVLVAGIAGGAFYLRRRSSRA
- a CDS encoding carbohydrate ABC transporter permease, which encodes MTTTMPKATTAPADDPAPTAPKRRRSAASSPRRSTPLTIAMLAALAYFLLPLFWLLVASTKNTQDLFNSFGLWFSGAPQLLDNISHTFTQDDGVFVDWLLNTAVYAVVSAVGAAMIAAAAGYGFAKFRFRGDRAAFNLVLGAIMVPATALAIPTYLLFAEVGLVNTPWAIILPSLVNPFGLYLMRVYAADAVPDSLLEAARIDGAGEGRIFFRIALRLLAPGLVTVLLFTLVATWNNYFLPLIMLSDPNLYPITVGLSSWAAQAQNGGAGASSDMLPLVVTGSMISIVPLVIAFLMLQRYWQSGLATGSVKQ
- a CDS encoding carbohydrate ABC transporter permease, which encodes MAATTAAATRKPHRDGPAPRRRSISAGPLFVAPFLILFLLLFLAPLGYAAYLSLFQEQLIGGTVFVGLDNYVTALKDPQLLHGVGRVALFFMIQVPLMLLLALLFALALDSGLLRLARVIRLGIFVPYAVPSVVAALMWGYLYGPDFGPFAQLSRNLDLPAPQFLSESWMLGSLANIVTWEFVGYNMIILYAALRTVPHDLYEAAAMDGAGAWRIAWSIKLPALRPALLLTLLFSVIGSFQLFNEPSLLMKIAPDVISSSYTANLYAYSLAFTGQQVNYAATVSFLLGLVIVIASYAVLLTANRRREK
- a CDS encoding ABC transporter substrate-binding protein is translated as MPRSFVPTSSMSRRRFLAATGAVSLGAALAACSGDSDSGSSSAEPVSQADIDKAMKTPTELTFWTWVPDIQQEVALFEKKYPAIKVKVVNAGQGVAHYTKLRTALKAGTGAPDMVQIEFHAIPTFTITNSLLNLAPYGATALKEQFVDWTWGQVSGPGGEVWAIPQDTGPMGMLYRKDIFDKHGIQVPETWEEFATAARKLHKADPDVYLTNLAANEPAAWHGLLWQAGAKPYATSGKSNLSISVDDAVSQKLAEYWGGLAKEGVISTDPDFADPWYAGFNKGKYATWLTAAWGPSFLSGSAKSTSGKWRAAPLPQWDAAKPVSGNWGGSTTAVTAATKNKIAAAQFAQFLNSDPASAKMFATQQFFFPATKALLADASVTGSAPEFYGGQKVNQIFAAISETVSPEFQWPPFLDQAATDWTETVGKSLADKSDTVAALGTWQSRLTAYAKKQGFTVEGT
- a CDS encoding LacI family DNA-binding transcriptional regulator, which gives rise to MTRVAGRGGSPSVPRSADVAQLAGVSRKTVSRVLNNEPYVSDDVRRRVIEAAEELGYRLNNAARTLASGRTRSIGVVALGTAGYGPASLQVAIEKAVRDSGYALRVVNTLDGEPDDIARSVDSLLEQGVDGIIVSEPIVEGEVSVRVDVPVLFLGAPPAFGGPRAVTAGVGADLLARAATDHLLDLGHQTVHHVAGPLRWYAARDRVEGWRAALAARGRHQPPLVEGDWSADSGYLAGRELAADPEVTAVFVSGDDMAIGLIHALTEAGRRVPHDVSVVGFDGNPVFAHVTPPLTTVRQPFDAAARDGLRLLVHAIEKPDTQMPPASDPPVELVVRGSTAPPRSSPS